The Bacteroidota bacterium genome includes a region encoding these proteins:
- the aroB gene encoding 3-dehydroquinate synthase has protein sequence MKIHVNLKRVVDDSYDIVIGTTLKQAAAEIRRRYGERRLFVITDNHVQKLYAPTFLKALGSAGHRAHLLAVPAGERSKDRNTKNRLEDRLLGMGAGRDSLIIALGGGMVGDLAGFVAATLHRGVPYVQIPTTLLSQVDSSVGGKVAVDHPLGKNLIGAFHQPDSVFIDPSLLKTLPLREFRGGLAEVVKYAMILDAGMFAKLERSASGVLARKTGILLKIITRCCELKRGVVQEDELELDLRRILNFGHTIGHALELLSGYRISHGEAVSIGMVTEARVAATKNMLALTGVARLEKLLRLYGLPTELPARTDRKKLLLMTSRDKKSVGGVVRYTLPLAVGEAVTGIPLSRAEVRASLEAWA, from the coding sequence ATGAAGATTCATGTAAACTTGAAGCGAGTCGTCGACGATTCGTACGACATCGTGATCGGGACGACCCTGAAACAGGCCGCTGCCGAAATCCGGAGGCGATACGGGGAGAGGCGGCTCTTCGTCATCACAGACAATCATGTGCAGAAGCTCTATGCGCCGACATTTCTGAAGGCGCTCGGATCTGCGGGGCATCGGGCTCATCTCCTGGCCGTCCCGGCCGGGGAGCGGAGCAAAGACAGGAATACCAAGAACCGGCTCGAAGACAGGCTCCTCGGGATGGGCGCCGGACGCGACTCTTTGATCATCGCCCTCGGCGGAGGGATGGTTGGCGATCTTGCGGGTTTCGTGGCGGCGACCCTCCACCGGGGCGTGCCCTATGTCCAGATCCCTACGACCCTTCTCTCCCAGGTGGACAGCAGCGTCGGAGGCAAGGTGGCTGTGGACCACCCGCTCGGTAAGAATCTTATCGGTGCCTTCCACCAGCCCGATTCCGTCTTCATCGACCCGTCGTTACTCAAGACTCTCCCCTTGCGCGAATTTCGGGGAGGTCTTGCGGAAGTCGTCAAATACGCCATGATCCTCGATGCCGGCATGTTTGCGAAGCTGGAACGATCCGCCTCCGGGGTCCTTGCGAGAAAAACCGGCATCCTCCTGAAGATTATCACCCGGTGCTGCGAGCTGAAACGGGGCGTCGTGCAGGAAGATGAACTTGAGCTCGATCTAAGGCGGATACTCAATTTCGGCCATACCATCGGCCATGCGCTCGAGCTTCTCTCCGGCTACCGGATTTCCCACGGAGAAGCGGTCTCCATCGGCATGGTGACTGAGGCGCGGGTCGCAGCCACGAAGAACATGCTCGCCCTCACGGGGGTTGCCCGCTTAGAGAAGTTGTTGCGTCTCTACGGCCTTCCGACCGAATTGCCCGCGCGGACGGACCGGAAGAAACTCCTTTTGATGACGAGCCGTGACAAGAAATCGGTGGGCGGTGTCGTGCGGTACACCCTTCCCCTTGCGGTCGGCGAGGCGGTCACCGGAATCCCGCTTTCGCGCGCCGAAGTGCGCGCATCGCTCGAGGCGTGGGCGTGA
- the trpA gene encoding tryptophan synthase subunit alpha gives MRIARTLLKLKENGNKALSLFVTPGYPAMQDTVPLILGLAKSGADIIEIGIPFSDPIADGPTIQQSSEAALGNGVTLAGIFGFVREIRKETDLPLVLMGYANPVYSYGMDRFLGECASGGIDGTIIADLPLEESAEYVSAAKERGVSTIFLAAPTTPPARLAELDRISSGFLYCISITGVTGERTALAGQAEGFLRSAREAVKNNALLVGFGISTPDDARRVAEMSDGVIIGSALIKTLRDAPPGRGIERACDFVRSIRKALDTH, from the coding sequence ATGAGGATCGCACGAACACTCCTCAAGCTAAAGGAAAACGGGAACAAGGCGCTCTCCCTGTTCGTAACTCCGGGATACCCCGCAATGCAGGATACCGTACCGCTCATCCTCGGGCTCGCGAAATCTGGCGCGGATATCATCGAGATCGGCATTCCGTTCTCGGACCCGATCGCCGACGGCCCGACGATCCAGCAGAGTTCAGAAGCGGCGCTCGGGAACGGAGTGACGCTCGCCGGGATTTTCGGGTTCGTGCGGGAAATCAGGAAGGAGACCGACCTTCCACTCGTTCTGATGGGATATGCGAATCCGGTTTATTCGTACGGCATGGACCGCTTTCTGGGAGAGTGCGCCTCGGGCGGCATCGATGGAACCATCATCGCCGACCTGCCGCTCGAGGAAAGCGCCGAATATGTCTCCGCCGCCAAAGAGCGGGGAGTCTCGACAATCTTTCTCGCTGCGCCCACGACTCCTCCGGCCCGGCTCGCCGAGCTCGACAGGATCTCGAGCGGGTTCCTCTACTGCATCTCCATCACGGGCGTAACGGGCGAGCGGACGGCGCTCGCGGGCCAGGCGGAAGGCTTTCTCCGGAGCGCCAGGGAAGCCGTGAAAAACAACGCGCTCCTTGTGGGCTTCGGCATCTCGACTCCCGATGATGCCCGCCGGGTCGCGGAGATGAGCGACGGTGTGATCATCGGAAGCGCTCTCATCAAGACGCTCAGGGACGCTCCACCCGGCCGCGGAATCGAACGCGCATGCGATTTTGTCCGCTCGATACGGAAGGCGCTGGACACACATTGA
- the trpB gene encoding tryptophan synthase subunit beta, which produces MSSTQGRFPDNRGHFGLFGGRFVPETLISALKELEDAYSGLSRDQSFQAELDVLLKEYAGRPTALYPAKRLTAKFGRAAIYLKREDLCHTGAHKINNTIGQILIARHVGKSRIIAETGAGQHGVATATVAAMMGLSCVVYMGTEDMARQEINVARMKLLGAEVVPVTSGTRTLKDATNEALRDWVTNVRNTFYVIGSVVGPHPYPMIVRDFQRVIGKEARQQVLARERRLPDYLVACVGGGSNSIGLFYDFLDDPVKMIGVEAAGLGVATGHHAATLTAGRPGVLHGSYSYVLQDKEGQIMPAHSISAGLDYPGVGPEHSYLKDSGRVSYVSVTDQEALDAGLELTRLEGLLPALESAHAIAYLRHLMPKTTAGEIVVVNLSGRGEKDLPAITKASTP; this is translated from the coding sequence ATGAGTTCGACTCAAGGGCGGTTTCCGGACAACCGCGGGCACTTCGGTCTCTTCGGCGGGAGGTTTGTGCCCGAGACGTTGATTTCCGCGTTGAAGGAGCTGGAAGATGCGTACTCCGGACTCAGCCGCGACCAGTCGTTTCAGGCCGAGCTGGACGTGCTGCTGAAAGAGTACGCCGGCCGGCCCACCGCGCTCTACCCGGCAAAGAGGCTGACAGCGAAGTTCGGCCGCGCTGCGATTTACCTGAAACGCGAGGATTTGTGCCACACCGGCGCCCACAAGATCAACAACACCATCGGGCAGATTCTCATCGCGAGGCATGTCGGCAAATCGAGAATCATCGCCGAGACCGGCGCCGGCCAGCATGGCGTCGCCACCGCCACGGTCGCGGCCATGATGGGCCTTTCCTGCGTCGTCTACATGGGGACGGAGGACATGGCGCGCCAGGAAATAAACGTCGCCCGGATGAAGCTTCTCGGCGCGGAGGTCGTCCCGGTGACCTCCGGAACGAGGACCCTGAAGGATGCGACGAACGAGGCCCTGCGCGACTGGGTCACAAACGTCCGCAACACCTTTTATGTCATCGGTTCCGTCGTCGGCCCCCACCCCTACCCGATGATCGTCAGAGACTTTCAGCGTGTGATCGGAAAGGAGGCGCGGCAGCAGGTGCTGGCCAGGGAACGGCGCCTTCCGGACTACCTGGTCGCGTGTGTGGGGGGAGGGAGCAACTCGATCGGTTTATTCTATGATTTTTTGGACGATCCGGTGAAGATGATCGGAGTGGAGGCGGCCGGGCTCGGCGTAGCCACCGGGCACCACGCCGCGACGCTCACCGCAGGCAGGCCCGGAGTGCTGCACGGCTCCTATAGCTACGTCCTGCAGGACAAGGAAGGGCAAATCATGCCGGCGCACTCGATTTCTGCGGGGCTGGACTATCCCGGCGTGGGCCCCGAACACAGCTACCTGAAAGATTCCGGCCGCGTGTCGTACGTCTCCGTCACCGATCAGGAAGCCCTGGATGCGGGGCTCGAATTGACACGCCTTGAAGGCCTCCTGCCCGCTCTCGAATCGGCGCATGCGATCGCCTACCTGAGGCATCTCATGCCGAAAACAACCGCCGGCGAGATCGTGGTGGTAAACCTTTCCGGCAGAGGCGAGAAGGATCTTCCGGCCATCACGAAGGCTTCAACCCCATGA
- the aroF gene encoding 3-deoxy-7-phosphoheptulonate synthase, which yields MLIVMKLNAPRSDVERVKEKIRSLGYTPHEIPGEERLAIGVTGNKGKVDPELFLNLPGVVEAIAVTKPFKLVSREGKPEDSVIAVNGALIGGKELAIAAGPCSVESRQQIIDLAFNLKELGIKFLRGGAYKPRTSPYSFQGLKDEALLYLKDARDATGLRIITEVKDSATLPIVAECADVLQVGARNMHNYSLLEELGGLRKPILLKRGFAATIEELLMSAEYILSGGNYNVILCERGIRTFEPATRNTLDLNSIPIIKKLSHLPIIVDPSHGIGVWDGVTAMSLAAIAAGADGLIIEVHNYPAMALSDGYQSLKPSKFKLLLEKVEQLAPIMNRTLTRNIHSAQAAG from the coding sequence ATGCTCATCGTCATGAAGCTCAACGCACCGCGTTCGGATGTCGAACGGGTGAAAGAGAAAATCCGGTCCCTCGGCTACACTCCCCATGAGATCCCCGGCGAGGAGCGCCTCGCGATCGGCGTCACCGGGAACAAGGGGAAGGTCGATCCGGAGCTCTTCCTCAACCTCCCCGGCGTGGTGGAGGCGATCGCGGTCACCAAGCCGTTCAAGCTCGTGAGCCGGGAAGGAAAGCCCGAAGACTCCGTCATCGCCGTCAACGGCGCCCTGATCGGGGGGAAGGAGCTCGCCATCGCCGCCGGTCCGTGCTCCGTCGAGAGCCGACAGCAGATCATCGATCTCGCTTTCAATCTGAAGGAGCTGGGGATCAAGTTCCTTCGGGGAGGGGCCTACAAGCCGCGAACCTCCCCCTACTCGTTCCAGGGGCTCAAGGACGAGGCCTTGCTCTACCTCAAGGACGCGCGGGATGCGACGGGGCTCAGGATCATCACGGAAGTGAAGGATAGCGCAACCCTCCCGATCGTCGCCGAATGCGCCGATGTCCTGCAGGTCGGCGCCCGCAACATGCACAACTATTCCCTCCTGGAAGAGCTCGGCGGGCTGCGCAAACCGATCCTCCTCAAGCGGGGTTTCGCGGCGACGATCGAGGAGCTCCTGATGTCCGCCGAATACATCCTGAGCGGAGGAAACTACAACGTGATCCTTTGCGAACGGGGGATCAGGACGTTCGAACCGGCGACGCGCAACACGCTCGACCTCAATTCCATCCCCATCATCAAGAAGTTGTCGCACCTCCCGATTATCGTCGACCCGAGCCACGGCATCGGCGTGTGGGACGGCGTCACCGCGATGTCCCTCGCCGCGATCGCCGCGGGAGCCGACGGGCTGATCATCGAAGTTCACAACTACCCCGCCATGGCGCTCTCCGACGGGTATCAATCGCTGAAACCCTCCAAGTTCAAGTTGCTTCTGGAGAAAGTCGAACAACTTGCCCCCATCATGAACAGAACGCTGACCCGGAATATCCACAGCGCACAGGCGGCCGGATGA
- a CDS encoding phosphoribosylanthranilate isomerase, translated as MKLRVKICGIRDSEDAQMCSSAGADALGFIFYTGSPRYVDPDAAAAIIRELPPFITPVGVFVNAGRETIQSVIRRTGIRAIQLSGDETPADCQGYPLSVVKAFRIRNIDEVERVKEYAISAAMLDGASGGPGIRPDGGEPTPGEGHGASVYGGSGTMPDLSVAERLKNYYPLIVAGGLNPENAPVVVRAVKPYAIDVNSGVESAPGKKDRNKVKLLFEALGTIE; from the coding sequence ATGAAACTCAGGGTTAAGATTTGCGGCATACGCGATTCCGAAGATGCGCAGATGTGCTCGTCGGCGGGCGCCGATGCTCTCGGGTTTATTTTCTACACGGGGAGCCCGCGGTACGTTGATCCCGATGCGGCGGCCGCGATCATACGGGAGCTGCCGCCTTTTATTACGCCTGTGGGCGTGTTTGTGAACGCCGGGAGAGAGACGATCCAATCGGTCATCAGGCGGACCGGGATTCGGGCGATCCAACTGAGCGGCGACGAGACTCCGGCGGATTGCCAGGGATATCCCCTGAGTGTCGTCAAAGCGTTCAGGATCAGGAACATCGACGAGGTCGAACGGGTGAAAGAGTACGCGATCTCCGCCGCCATGCTCGACGGCGCGAGCGGAGGCCCGGGCATCCGCCCGGACGGCGGGGAACCCACTCCCGGCGAAGGACACGGAGCCAGCGTGTACGGCGGATCGGGGACGATGCCGGATCTCTCGGTCGCCGAGCGCCTGAAGAATTACTATCCGCTCATCGTCGCCGGGGGACTCAATCCGGAAAATGCGCCCGTCGTCGTCAGGGCGGTAAAGCCCTACGCGATCGACGTCAATAGCGGCGTCGAATCCGCCCCGGGCAAGAAGGACCGGAACAAAGTGAAGTTGTTGTTTGAAGCGCTCGGAACAATCGAGTAA
- the trpC gene encoding indole-3-glycerol phosphate synthase TrpC has product MNILETIVDHKRGEVASRKRGTRISDLAQTEFYGAGTRSMTRAIAQAKTFAIIAEFKRSSPSAGSRREGPSPVEVARQYAANGAAGISVLTDERFFSGTIQDLRSVRESILLPVLRKDFIIDEFQVHEAKSCGADAVLLIAGILDKAHLADLHAAAAELGLEALVELYDEKEIDRLDLDRMRLIGINNRDLRSFEIDLGRTVTMAAHFAPVKGITLVSESGIREPSDLLKLLACGVRSALIGEHFMKSSSPGASLRELLKGVGHETQG; this is encoded by the coding sequence ATGAATATTCTCGAGACCATCGTCGATCACAAACGCGGAGAGGTCGCGTCCCGGAAGCGCGGGACACGGATCTCGGACCTGGCTCAGACTGAGTTCTACGGAGCGGGCACGCGGTCGATGACCCGCGCCATCGCGCAGGCAAAGACCTTCGCGATCATAGCGGAGTTCAAGCGATCCTCACCCTCGGCCGGCTCGCGCAGGGAGGGCCCCTCTCCCGTCGAGGTCGCGCGCCAGTACGCGGCAAACGGTGCGGCCGGCATCTCGGTGCTGACCGACGAGCGGTTTTTCTCCGGCACGATTCAGGATTTGCGGAGCGTACGCGAGTCGATTCTCCTTCCGGTCCTCCGGAAAGATTTCATCATCGACGAGTTTCAGGTACATGAGGCGAAATCATGCGGCGCCGATGCGGTCCTGCTCATCGCGGGGATCCTCGACAAGGCCCATCTGGCCGACCTCCACGCCGCCGCCGCCGAACTCGGCCTTGAGGCGCTCGTCGAGCTCTACGACGAGAAGGAAATCGACCGCCTCGATCTCGACCGTATGCGCCTGATCGGCATCAACAACCGGGATCTTCGGTCTTTCGAAATCGACCTGGGCCGCACGGTGACCATGGCAGCCCATTTTGCGCCGGTGAAAGGAATCACGCTCGTCAGCGAGAGCGGAATCCGCGAGCCCTCCGATCTCCTCAAGCTCCTCGCCTGCGGAGTCCGGTCGGCGTTGATCGGAGAACATTTTATGAAATCGTCGTCGCCCGGCGCGTCGCTCCGGGAACTCTTGAAAGGAGTCGGTCATGAAACTCAGGGTTAA
- the trpD gene encoding anthranilate phosphoribosyltransferase: protein MRELIRKVTEGGHLTRQEAASAMRTIMEGAATDVQIAGLLVALRTKGEQTEEVLGFVEVMREKCVRVALDDADAIDMCGTGGDGTGTFNISTVASFVVAGAGVTVAKHGNKSISSACGSADVLRALGVNIDLPPGRAGDCINRVGIGFLFAPLFHPAMKHAAKARAELGVKTLFNILGPMTNPAGVRRQLVGAFSEGAARMMAGAFSRLDPLRILVVHSDDGLDEVSLEARTTLFDIGSRSSAEPSHLEPGHFGLPAVKRDSILGGSSEANAAIALRILGGERLPHRDIVLANSALGLMAAGKAANVSDAVRLAGESIDSGKALGKLEALREYASK from the coding sequence ATGAGGGAGCTGATCCGGAAGGTCACGGAAGGCGGACATCTCACGCGCCAGGAGGCTGCCTCCGCGATGCGTACCATCATGGAGGGGGCCGCGACGGACGTGCAAATTGCCGGGTTACTTGTCGCCCTGCGAACCAAGGGGGAGCAGACCGAGGAAGTCCTCGGGTTTGTTGAGGTGATGCGGGAAAAATGCGTTCGGGTCGCGCTGGACGATGCCGACGCGATCGACATGTGCGGGACCGGCGGCGACGGCACGGGCACGTTCAACATCTCGACAGTCGCTTCCTTTGTCGTGGCCGGTGCCGGCGTCACGGTGGCGAAGCACGGGAATAAGTCGATATCGAGCGCGTGCGGCAGCGCCGACGTGCTCAGGGCGCTTGGAGTGAATATCGACCTCCCCCCGGGGCGGGCCGGGGACTGCATCAACCGCGTCGGAATCGGTTTCCTCTTCGCGCCCCTCTTTCACCCGGCGATGAAACATGCGGCGAAGGCCCGGGCAGAGCTCGGGGTCAAGACGTTGTTCAATATCCTCGGCCCGATGACCAACCCGGCCGGGGTCCGGCGCCAGCTCGTGGGCGCGTTCAGCGAAGGGGCCGCCCGGATGATGGCGGGAGCTTTTTCGCGCCTCGATCCCCTCCGGATTCTGGTCGTTCATTCGGACGACGGGCTCGACGAGGTGTCGCTCGAAGCACGCACGACGCTTTTCGATATCGGGAGCAGGTCCTCCGCTGAACCGAGCCATCTGGAACCGGGGCACTTCGGCTTGCCGGCAGTGAAGCGTGATTCCATCCTCGGCGGCTCGAGTGAAGCCAACGCTGCGATCGCGCTCCGCATTCTCGGAGGCGAAAGGCTCCCCCACCGCGATATCGTGCTCGCGAATTCGGCTCTCGGCCTGATGGCCGCGGGAAAAGCCGCGAACGTCAGCGATGCGGTCCGCCTGGCGGGGGAATCGATCGATTCGGGGAAGGCGCTCGGGAAGCTCGAAGCATTGAGGGAGTACGCTTCCAAATGA
- a CDS encoding aminodeoxychorismate/anthranilate synthase component II, whose protein sequence is MILIIDNYDSFTYNLVQLVGLHTGDYRVVRNDALTLKEIVSLKPGGILISPGPGRPEHAGVCVELIRLLGPSTPILGVCLGHQAIGAAYGGTICRAPVLMHGKTSEIRHNGKGLYAGLGTPFTATRYHSLIIGTDHLPPELEVTSTTDDRIIMGVRHREYPVEGIQFHPESVLTTSGPRIIANWLRSAPRPEVAAR, encoded by the coding sequence TTGATTTTGATCATCGACAACTACGATTCGTTCACGTACAACCTCGTCCAGCTCGTCGGCCTTCACACCGGCGACTACCGGGTGGTCCGGAACGACGCGCTCACTCTGAAGGAGATCGTCTCGCTGAAACCCGGCGGAATTCTGATCTCGCCGGGGCCCGGGAGGCCGGAACATGCGGGCGTCTGCGTCGAACTCATCCGGCTCCTGGGCCCTTCCACGCCGATCCTCGGAGTTTGCCTGGGGCATCAGGCGATCGGAGCCGCCTACGGCGGCACCATCTGCCGCGCGCCGGTCCTGATGCACGGAAAAACCTCGGAGATCCGCCATAACGGGAAGGGGCTCTACGCTGGCCTCGGAACTCCGTTTACCGCTACACGCTATCACTCGTTGATCATCGGCACGGACCATTTACCCCCCGAGCTCGAAGTCACTTCGACCACCGACGATCGAATCATCATGGGAGTGCGTCACCGGGAGTACCCGGTCGAGGGGATTCAATTCCACCCCGAGTCGGTGCTCACCACCAGCGGCCCCCGGATCATTGCCAACTGGCTGCGGAGCGCCCCCCGCCCCGAGGTGGCCGCGCGATGA
- the trpE gene encoding anthranilate synthase component I, giving the protein MTFEEFKELSQTYNVIPVSKRMLADTLTPVSAYLRLREGAACSFLLESVEGGERFARYSFLGRDPLAILKCKGKKTRIIEVRQSDSTRSERVSEGNFFEIVNELVGRYRQPPLPSLPRFRGGLVGFIGYDAIRFIENIPAAAGDDMNLDDSILGLYASVLVFDHLKHEIITIVNELIEPGSDLRRQYEHAQEEITRLETLLADRESRPHEFHLLAGPLPDRLESHPAGRQAEEKERAGYEEIVRKAKHYIEEGDIFQVVLSRRFSAGISGDAFNAYRSLRVINPSPYLYYLDFDGFKVIGSSPEILVRMENGIAEVYPIAGTRPRGITEEEDRRLEAELLSDEKERAEHVMLVDLGRNDLGRVCEVGSVAVDQLMTVVRYSHVMHIASRVIGKVRQGTSCVDVLKATFPAGTVSGAPKIRAMEIIDELESSRRGLYAGGVGYFDFSGNMDMCIAIRTMFSSNGRIYLQAGAGIVADSDPAREYDETTNKARALVEALRMAEGISR; this is encoded by the coding sequence ATGACATTCGAAGAATTTAAGGAACTCTCCCAAACATACAACGTCATCCCCGTCAGCAAGCGGATGCTTGCCGACACCTTGACGCCCGTTTCCGCCTACCTGCGGCTCCGGGAAGGCGCCGCGTGCTCGTTCCTGCTCGAAAGCGTGGAAGGAGGCGAGCGCTTCGCGCGCTACTCGTTCCTCGGGCGCGACCCTCTCGCGATCCTGAAATGCAAGGGGAAAAAGACCCGGATCATCGAGGTACGGCAATCCGATTCAACCCGTTCGGAGCGCGTCTCCGAAGGGAACTTCTTCGAAATCGTCAACGAGCTTGTCGGCCGTTACCGCCAACCGCCTCTCCCCTCTCTCCCACGATTCCGGGGCGGGCTTGTCGGTTTCATCGGATACGATGCCATCCGGTTCATCGAGAATATCCCCGCGGCCGCGGGCGACGACATGAACCTCGACGACAGCATCCTCGGGCTGTACGCCTCGGTGCTCGTGTTCGATCACTTGAAACACGAGATCATCACGATCGTGAACGAGCTCATCGAACCCGGCAGCGATCTCCGCCGCCAGTACGAGCATGCCCAGGAGGAAATCACGCGGCTCGAAACCCTCCTGGCCGATCGGGAAAGCCGTCCCCACGAGTTTCATCTCCTCGCGGGCCCGCTTCCCGATCGCCTGGAAAGCCACCCGGCCGGCCGGCAAGCCGAAGAGAAGGAGAGGGCCGGATATGAGGAAATCGTCAGGAAGGCGAAACACTACATCGAGGAAGGCGATATCTTCCAGGTCGTCCTCTCGCGCCGCTTCTCAGCCGGCATCAGCGGCGACGCGTTTAACGCGTACAGGTCGCTCCGGGTCATCAACCCCTCCCCCTACCTTTATTATCTCGATTTCGACGGCTTCAAGGTCATCGGCTCTTCCCCGGAAATCCTCGTCCGGATGGAAAATGGAATCGCGGAAGTCTATCCGATCGCGGGCACCCGTCCGCGGGGCATCACCGAAGAGGAGGACAGAAGGCTGGAAGCGGAGCTTCTCTCCGACGAGAAGGAGCGCGCCGAGCACGTCATGCTCGTCGACCTCGGCCGCAACGACCTCGGCCGCGTGTGCGAGGTGGGCAGCGTCGCCGTCGACCAGCTCATGACCGTCGTCCGTTATTCGCACGTCATGCATATCGCTTCCCGTGTGATCGGGAAGGTGCGGCAGGGAACGAGCTGCGTCGACGTCCTGAAAGCCACCTTTCCCGCCGGAACCGTCTCGGGGGCGCCGAAAATCCGCGCCATGGAGATCATTGACGAGCTTGAGTCGTCGCGGCGGGGCCTCTATGCGGGGGGGGTCGGATATTTCGACTTCTCCGGAAATATGGACATGTGCATCGCGATCCGGACGATGTTTTCATCGAACGGGCGGATTTACCTGCAGGCAGGCGCCGGAATCGTGGCCGATTCAGATCCGGCCCGGGAATACGACGAAACCACCAACAAGGCCCGCGCGCTCGTCGAGGCGCTCCGGATGGCGGAAGGAATTTCGCGTTGA
- a CDS encoding DUF420 domain-containing protein encodes MIEFLPALNALLNTTSAILLVTGHRMIEKGRRETHRKFMIAACVVSSCFLVSYLTYHYYHGTTRFTGEGWVRPFYFTLLGSHTVLAAAVVPLVLISLRRGLRNEIGRHKAIARWTYPVWLYVSITGVVVYVMLYHIYA; translated from the coding sequence GTGATCGAATTCCTCCCGGCGCTCAACGCCCTGCTGAACACGACCAGCGCGATCCTTCTGGTGACCGGGCACCGGATGATCGAAAAGGGGCGGCGGGAGACGCACCGGAAATTCATGATCGCCGCCTGCGTCGTTTCCTCCTGCTTTCTCGTCTCATACCTCACCTACCATTACTATCACGGAACGACCAGATTCACCGGAGAAGGATGGGTCCGTCCGTTCTATTTCACGCTTCTCGGCTCCCACACCGTTCTCGCTGCGGCGGTCGTTCCGCTCGTGCTGATCAGCCTCCGCCGGGGCCTGAGGAACGAGATCGGCAGGCACAAGGCCATCGCCCGCTGGACCTACCCTGTCTGGCTCTACGTCTCAATCACCGGGGTGGTCGTCTACGTCATGCTCTACCACATCTACGCCTGA
- a CDS encoding SCO family protein, with protein sequence MSARPRLLVLIIFGIPFTLGMAIVTYWYISNRVEKKVLLPTYGTVPEFRLTSEEGSPVSRRQLLGKITIADFIFTQCAGACPVMSSKMSELQQSLLADPHAQFVSISVDPETDTPEVLRQYAKQYGAVSGRWRFLTGDRTAIYGLTRDGFHLGLDIEGDSAIIHSQKFVLIDQEAGIRGYYDMDDSDAVRSLLHDTRILSSRVDR encoded by the coding sequence ATGAGCGCCCGGCCCCGCCTCCTTGTCCTGATCATTTTCGGAATTCCGTTCACGCTCGGGATGGCGATCGTGACATACTGGTATATCTCCAACAGAGTCGAGAAGAAGGTCCTCCTGCCCACGTACGGCACAGTCCCGGAGTTCCGGCTTACCTCCGAAGAAGGGAGCCCCGTCTCCCGCCGGCAACTCCTGGGCAAGATCACGATCGCCGACTTCATCTTTACACAGTGCGCGGGGGCGTGTCCGGTCATGAGCTCGAAAATGTCTGAACTTCAACAATCGCTCCTGGCGGATCCCCATGCTCAATTTGTCTCCATCTCCGTCGACCCCGAAACGGATACTCCGGAAGTTCTCCGGCAGTACGCGAAGCAGTATGGCGCGGTCAGCGGAAGGTGGCGCTTTCTGACCGGGGATCGCACCGCGATCTACGGGCTCACGCGCGACGGCTTCCATCTCGGCCTCGACATCGAAGGAGACAGCGCGATCATCCACAGTCAGAAATTCGTGCTGATCGACCAGGAGGCGGGCATCAGAGGCTACTACGATATGGACGATTCGGACGCCGTCCGTTCGCTGCTTCACGACACACGGATTCTCTCGAGCAGGGTCGACCGGTGA